DNA from Balaenoptera musculus isolate JJ_BM4_2016_0621 chromosome 4, mBalMus1.pri.v3, whole genome shotgun sequence:
GACTTCATCTAAATATTCAAgacctatatgaagaaaattataatttctttactGCTAGTTAAAGACAAGAATAAATGGAGATGAACATCAAGATAAAAAGAACCAATATCTTGTGGTGGACAGTGTGATGCACCAAGCAGAATCTTCTTCAGTGAGAGTTGTTCCCATAACTGGCTTCAGCTATTATCCCCTTTATAAAACTGTCTCCGGTGAGGAAAGCTGCCTTGCCCAGAGCCATGGCCCTTCCCTGGTTTCTCACACCCAAAGACTGATGGATGAGGGAATTGGGCTATTTCAGCCTAACCTGGGACAGCTCTGACCAGCCATTCTAACTCCAGAGCTCCCAGTGAGGTTGGCTGAGGCTGTCGCTGGACCTCGTGTACCTCGTCTTCTCTCTCTGACCACTACTGTTTACTTTGCTTCTCTTTCACAAGGATCTTCTTAATAAATATTGTGCATGcgtaaaaaaaaatgatcagaagcATTTCAGAGGACACTGCGGAGGTCATACAGGTAAAACTACAAttacaaaaggaaggaaaaaacctggaatggagagaaagaagagatgcATGGGAAGGTGATGAAAAACAggataaactggaaaaaaattgagGTGAGTTTGAGGCAAGAGTAGGggtgaaacaagaaaaatggagttggctGAAGGTGACAGAGGTGGcagaaacagctcatgcagcagTGGCAAGGGATCTAAACATCCATGGTTGGCTGTATGTGGTCTACCCTTGCGAAAAGTCCTTACCAGAAtctgcttttttaaagaaatctttttgcCGCTATGGATCAAGgcattttgcttaaaaaaaacaacaacccaaaaacccaaaaactaaCGAAACCAAAATAAAAACCGCAACTGCCCACTGTCCATGAATGAAGATGCTCCATCTCTGAGCGGTGGCATGGGCTCAAAGTGAATCTAGGTAGATCACTAAGTGCCGGAAGCTGGGTGCAAGGAATTGTGGGAGGCAGTTCATTCCGGGATCAGGCATTTCCCGCCCTTGAGCAGAGGACCATGAGGGCGTTGGGGGCGCTCGTGAGGACCCGGACTCGGAGAGGGAGGTAGAGGTTGGAGTGGTGGGTCGGGGAAGGGCTCCGGAAGGTGCAAGTCCAGGTTGGTGTCGTGGTGAGGAGAGCCTCTCTCTGGACTGGGGTTGGGCGCCCGAGGCCAGAGCTCTGGGAGGAAGCCCTGCGCGCCGGGGCCCGACACCCTTGATGCGGGGCTGCGGAGCCCAACGACGTAGCCGGCTTCAGCATCCATCCCAGGCGGCAGGAACTCGGCGTCCGCGTCCTCCTTGTTGCCCTCTTCTTGGCAGGCCATCTCTGGGACAGCTGCGCAGAAGACTCCCGGCTCCAGGGCCATGTACTCCCCGGGAGCGCTCAGGAAAGCGGTCCGTTCCAGGCCCTGTACCCACGGGCCTTCCACGCCCGAGCCCAGGAGGGCCTCGGGGACCAGCATGAGGATGTGATCTCCGAGAGACACTTGCAGCACGGACGTGGGCTCGGGCTCCAGCAGCACGTCGACGTGGTCCAGGGGCAGGTGCAGGGCACAGCCGGCGGGCAGGACCACCCTGGAGGTTAGCGCGCCCTTGGCCAGGGGCTCAGGCATGTTGTCCAGGTTGGGCGCCGCCTCAGCTTCCGCTTCCTCCGTTCGATGGCGCTTACCAGGGCCAGGTCCTCCGGGCTGCAGCCCCCACCAGTCCGCAGGGTAGGCGATGGGGCTGCGGGGCCGGCTGCCCATCACCTTGACCGACGGACCTGTGGGCGGCGgtcccagggcctggcagaggGCGAGGAGGCACTCGGTCCTGTACGCTGTGATGACAGGTGAGGCAAGCCGGGGCGGGCCGGATGGGGCGCAGGACGGCGCGATGCGGGTCGAGTCCTCGGAGCTCTGGGTCACCTCCCGAGAGTACCGCAGTCCAGGTGTTCTAGCGGAGCCGCGTCTGCAGCTGGGTGGGCCTCAGGCATTGCAATCTTCAGCTCTTCACGCTGACCCCCTATGCGCGCTGGATGATTAACAACATGGGATGTCATGTGACCTGTGGCTGCCGGGAAGTCTCAGTGTAAGCCCCGCCTTCTGCCAGAGATAGGATCGGATCAGCGTTAGTGCAATGCAGTAGcgggagagttttttttttttttaaacgaaagTGTAGCGTAATACTCCTTGGATGCCCGTATGCGGCCCAGTGGcctttattacttttattcttgggaaaatatccaaaatacaatCTCATCAACTGCTTGCTTACTTTTAGAAGTACCTTATGTCTAATGTCTTCTAAGATTTTCCGTGAGGCTATGAAAAGCCTTTATCCCATCACCAGTCACTCCTTCCCAACCCCACCCACATGGTTCTTGAAATTCTTTTCACCCAGGAGACAAAttagaaatgtaatttttcttcggtaaaaaaacttgaaaatattcaaGTGAAATGGACTGATTgccgtttttgttgttgtttttggagACCAGTATGTGGTAATTATTAATAACAGTACGGAAATTTTATCATGAAGTTAGCCTTTGT
Protein-coding regions in this window:
- the LOC118894516 gene encoding proline-rich protein 23C-like, coding for MGSRPRSPIAYPADWWGLQPGGPGPGKRHRTEEAEAEAAPNLDNMPEPLAKGALTSRVVLPAGCALHLPLDHVDVLLEPEPTSVLQVSLGDHILMLVPEALLGSGVEGPWVQGLERTAFLSAPGEYMALEPGVFCAAVPEMACQEEGNKEDADAEFLPPGMDAEAGYVVGLRSPASRVSGPGAQGFLPELWPRAPNPSPERGSPHHDTNLDLHLPEPFPDPPLQPLPPSPSPGPHERPQRPHGPLLKGGKCLIPE